CAGCTGCCAGCCAAACCAAGCGACAGAGCTTCTGTCGTGGGGGCCGGTGTTGCAGCATCACCTGGTCCCTGGTCCCTTGACACAGAGACTCTGGGTCCTCCCACAAGGCCCCCCCTTTTACTTGGGCACAGGTGGGAATGGGAAGCGGAACACATTGTAGAGATTAGTGGGGATCGGCCTCCCTTTGCTCTAGGTAGATAATTACAGACACTGACTTGTGCAAAGCTGGTGTTTCCTGATCAGCAGCAGATGGTGTTAACCCACGATGTGGCATCAGCAGTctagagcatgtgtgtgtgtgtgtgtgtgtgtgtgtgtgtgtgtgtgtgtgtgtgtatgtgtgtgggtgtgatgtgtgtggtgtgtaatgGATATGCTTCTTAAATCATACAATATGGACAGGTCCTCTGTGTGCCATTATGGTCAGCCTCTGCTGTCATCATGGTGCTCTTTAGCATACGCTAACCAGCAGTGGCAGCTCTGGTTTAAGTCATAATGTTGTGCACAATTACCTCTGAAAATTAAACACAGTGATACAGAAAAGGATCATTTTAGCAAGGGGGGAAGGGAGTATTCACATCCTTTATTTAAGTTAAAGTAGTAATACTACAATGTAAAATTCAAATGTAACATTCAAAATCCTACTcatgtaaaagtacagaagtattatcagcaaaatgaacTTAAAGTAATAAAAGTCAAAGTACTTATTTTGCCAAAGGACCCTTTTCATAGTGCCATATATGATCAGCcttgattcattcatttgtgACTAGAATTTGTGTAATGACTTTATTATGCAGGGTAAAGGTAACAatatttcaacatgtttttaatCTCTCTTAAAACTCTACAGACATATGGTATTATCTtaaaacaagagaaaataagGCAGGCACTATGAAAACAAGGTTAAACAAGTTCACTTGCATTGAACACAGGTTGAAATATACAACAGTGGCAGATCATTATAACGTTTTTATAAGAAAAACGTACAATATCTGCCtctaaaatatactgtatagtgaagtagaaatataaagtagcataaaatggaaggGCAAAAACCTTAAACTGTACTGTTTAAGTTACTTTTCCACCTCTGCATTTTAGTATTCCATATTAACCATAATGGCTGGAAGAAATTCAATAGATTGTTATAGAGAGGAGAGTTACAGTTCATACACAACCGTACTATATTGTCTTCAAAAACAACTACACGTCAGATTAAGTAATCTAAAATCTGAGATAAAATAGTACAAATTGAATCTACTAAATTGCTTATcagctgaagaagaagaagcaaaaaTCAAAGGCATAAACATTTTACCAACACAAGGTGTTGATGATACTACACATTTACCCTTTTGTGCATTAAATCCAAACACCGTACCATGTAGACAGATGGATAAGTTAACTGCTTCAGATACTGATCAATAGAGGAGTCCTTGTCCCAACTTGGCTTAGCACAAAATGCACTGACAGAGTTAATTAGGGGACTGAAAGACCCAATTAAGAGGATTGAAGGGCTGGACAGGGGAACATACGCACACATTGTGCAGCGTCTGGATAAGGGGGAACTTCAATTAAGGGAGAACACACTTCCAGAGGCTTGTTGCCtgttctttttcattttgtgctaAGTAAAGCCTACATCCCCCTTTTCACCCAGAATACTAATGAGGGGAATCCACAGCTGCTGGGGGTCAACACGCATATGCAATACGGTGTGCACATACGCTCACATGCACATCCACAGATGTACTGAGATCAGGAGATTGATGAGGGCTGGGATTCAGGTTGGACTTGCTAAACACTAATTAACCAACATAAAGGCTCAAGAAGGAGAGGTATGGTCTGGATTcatttgtttggttttgtaTGCAGCGTATTGGTTAAATGAggtttaatgaaaagaaaacaacttgCATATGCTTAAATCGTTAGGCTCACTCATGGAAGCATTGTGCTGCAGTTTGTCCTCTTTTGTTTTGATGCACTTCTGCCAACTGTGTGATGGTAACTCTAAACTGCATTTACTTAAATGTTGATGACTTTTCAAACAGTTCTCCTTGTGCCTACACAGGGTgcagttttgtttatttcataatatATTCAATCTGGTGTCTAGACAAATCTGTTTCTGTTGGGTCTGGTATAGATATGCAGAAGTAGGATACAAAACCTTCTGACCTTATAACAGTATGAAGTCACATGTAAAGGTTGGTCAGCTCTTGTTTCTAACAATACATAAACACAATAGAGAACAACTGAAAGTCCTCTCATTCTTGTAGTAAGTCCATGTAGCCCACAGTGATTCACTTTTCCACTCAGACTTTAGTTGCCGTCCAATTTGGTCCTCTGCAGCCACCATAGTTAGCTCAAAGACTGCAAATCATAATATACTGGttacaaactgtaaaaaataaataaaatttaaaacagTGGTTTCTCACCGTATATGTGGATGTGATTGTCTGTATATCTCAGGAGGGAAGTCAATTTGCATTacgtgtgtattttttttagccATGTAACCGGGTTAGAGTTCAGTAAATACTGATGATGTCATCGTCTGAAGATGGCTGAAGGGTGAGAGTGAACTCGcaaattactttttgttttaaaatgaacgGTCATATAGCAGAGAACACCGAAATCGTGTGCATATTGTGTTCCTTATTGTGTTATGTGTCGTATAAGATTTGGTATAGTTACTTTGTTTAAACGCTGTATTTTACAGCTCACGGAATCAGTTCAGGAAGTGCATTTGTTTACCAAAACATAACCTGGCTAGCGTTAGCATAGCCTGGTTAGCTGTGGTGTAGAGCAGCTTAAATCACGCAATAACGAATAGCGGACTATATATATCCTTCATTTTGGTAACTAGCGTTTTATTAAGCCTTACAAATGGCATTCATGGCTTTATTTCGAGTAATTAGCTTGCATGGCAGTgatagctgacgttagctaactCGTTTAGCTTGCCAGGCTGTGTATgtgttagttagctagctaacgttagagagATAGCTTGAGAAAGAAAACAGCTGACAGCCTGCCTTGCTGTATTGACACAGCATGTTAAATATTTGATAAATGTACATGGATCGTGCAGTTGTGGTGTTATGGAAATATTTTCTCTGCTGTTTTAAAACGTAGCTCATTTCTAAATGTCTGTATGTTTACAGAGAAGGCTGGTGGGGAGGCTGGCTTCAGCAGAGCTTCCAGGCCGTCAAAGATAAGGTATTCCACACCATGGACATTAGTACTTCTTACTGTATCATTAGTAGTTGCTCAGCCTTTACAATGTTTGTCAGATGTTGCTCTGAGGAATATTTCAATGCCAACCGCTACTCTCCCTTCAATGTTTAAATTTCATAAAATGTTTCAATAGATGCATAAAACACCAGTTATATTTTACTGAACAACACACAGTTATCCGCATATTTGTCATGAAAGGTCAGAGCCAAAACCTATATATACCCAGGCAACATGATTACTGACAGTAAATCCAGTAACATTCATAGACTCAACTGCAGTGGTCTGCAAAAGTCAGCAAAGGCTGTTTTTTCTCTTCCAAATGACTTGAACTCCTCAACTCCACAAAAGCTGGCCACGCAGTTGTACAGTTTAATGTCCAAAGCTGTTGTCACCATTGTGGTGGCATGATTTTGGAACCTTTACCTCTGTCAATAAAAACTGAATGCATAGCATTATTCAGGTAAAAGACACAAGTTAAACTGTCCCAGCTATCTGTTAGCATGTGCAGAAAATCCATAAAGTTACAGCTGTTCAATTCTCAGAACATCTCTTTTTCAAAGAAAGTTTGGCTTTGATATTCCAGGAAGGAATTCTAGAACAATTGTGAGGCTGATTCATTCACAGTGCTTGAAGGTTGTTGAACTACTGAAAGTGACTTCATTTTCtaaatttaccagactgttctctCAGttatattatttgcctttacccacttttacattacattatatccacattactgatgattatttatcaaaaaatcccattgtgtgaatattttgtgaaagcaccaataatcaacactacaatattgtcgcaatattgaagatttttttttttttcatatcgctcAGCACTAGTATGTTATGTTTTCTATATATTGTTGCTGTGAGCGCCATTGAActctatttttttgtgttatttgaaTTTAATGTTTTCACGTACATACACGCTCATCTGAAACAACAAGAGCTTGCTAATGGAGATGATAAAGTTGAATCTGGATGTTAATTATTTGACTCTCTTCTTTGCAGTCATCTGAGGCCTTAGAATTCATAAAGCGAGACCTGACAGAGTTCTCCACTGTGGTGCAACATGACACAACCTGCTCACTTGTGGCTACAGCCACTGCTGTCAGAAACAAGCTTGCAGTAAGTTGCCGACTTTACCTTGTtcgttgttttttatttaagtatCTCTTGACAGTTAGGTGAAATGGCTGTTGAATGTGTGTTCAGTAGGCCAACGTCATACAGTATGATTTAAGTATTATTTGCTAAatactagggctgaaacgattcctcgaataattcgtttacaaaaaatcctcgaagcaaaattctttgcctcgaagcttcgttaaatcaatgtaattaaggttgtacggctcactgtgtttccgcagggaggataattactagcgcacacaacaggttgacgcttctgtggacacaagacagcaataatacatatttactattgctgtttactaagtatttcttactaagtatttcttatccgattaatcgatggaataatcggtaaaatactcgattattaaaataatcgatagctgcagccttACTAAATACCAAATCTAACCTGTCTATTTATTCTGCTTCCCAGGTGGAAGGTTCCTCTGAGACCTCAGAAAAGGTAAAGAAGAGCCTTTCTAGTTTCTTAGGGGTGATAACGGACACGTTTGCTCCACCCCCTGATAAAACCATCGACTGTGACGTAATCACATTGGTGGCAACGCCAACAGGAACTACAGAGATCTACGACAGTTCTAAGGTGGGCAACAGTTCTACTTGTACATTTAGCTGAAAAATGGACTTTGGAGTTACCTGTGTCAATAAGACAGGTTGTCTGtatcacaaaaaaaaggagTTTCTAAATGATAAAATGGCTGAACTATGAATGATCTTTGTGCGGGGGTTCTTGTGAATGAACAGTTGAATGGAAAATGTAACTTTTAGGTTGATCTCCTTGAAAATATTGAACAAAGTGTTGATTCAATCAGGACAGATTTAGTTTTCTTATGATTTGCCATAAGAGGCTACTGGACTATGAAAGTGAGCACATGATGTGCATGTGGAAACAACGTAACTACAGCTaagcatttgttgttgtttgcccTGCAGGCACGTCTCTACAGTTTGCAAGCTGACCCTGCTACATACTGCAATGAGCCTGATGGTAAGACACTACATAGTGAAGTAGTGCAATGCCTCCACCAGAATATTAGATTAGTTATGTTGTGTTTTGAAGTAAGGCattgtttaatttgttgtgtttctgacTGAAAAAGGTGTTCACAATGTACAGTATGCTAGTTCTTAAGATTACTTACTCTCTATACTATGTATCTGTTTTTGTTCTTCCTTTTGCTGCTATGACGCCTGGattatacatattatattatcTGCCTTTTAAAAGCTGCCCTCACaacttttatgtcatttttgttttgtgttgctaGGATTTGAATGCTAATGagtaatataattattatagtCAGTGCTGAATAATTAGTTTACTGGATTTGTGTGGTGACCCACTGTGTAATTCAAAATGTGATAATTGTAAGACGGATGCCTTCCTAATATTTGCTAATGTACTTTGGTATCTTTTGAGTGTATTTTAATGAGAAGTTATTTTTGTCCAGGTCCCCCAGAGCAGTTTGACAACTGGTTGTCCAGCTTCAGTTTGGAAGATAAGAAAGGAGAAATCTCAGAGCTTTTGGTCAACAGTCCCTCTATCCGAGCCCTTTACACCAAAATGGTATGTATTGATGCTTTTAATAACGTTTACCGTACGGAGCCCAGCGTCCAGTTTTGTTTTAAACTAATACGTTACATTACATGACATTTGTTTGGCAGACGCTTTTATCCACAGCGACCTACAATAAGTGCTTTCATATGCAAAAAGAACAAGATGTCATCAtaattgtaagtgcaatgaaccagatgaggtttttttttttattcacaggTGCCAGTGGCAGTTGCACATTCAGAATTCTGGCAGAGGTATTTCTACAGAGTCTTCCAGTTGGACCAGGTAATCATGTTATCTTATGTTGTGTATCCTAAAATGCAGACTATCCTCAAGATGTATTTCCCATAAACTCAGTTCAGTTTACTAAGTTGTCTTGGGTGCCACCTGCTGGCGGAAACATGCATGAGGTCCTGAGTCACTGCCAGTGGGTCTGCCTACTGTGCCTGTAAAAAGCACTGGTTGTGTTATATAATCTTAGAGCACTTTaattgaatttttttgtttttatttaaataatataaagaCATTATGACAGACAGACTTtatgatatatatttatattgtatacatttttttaatttattttatttatttttgggcatgttaGGCCTTTAATCAGTCCTATCTCCTCTGAAGTCTGTGGTAGTGTTGTTGCATTGATGAAACtgtgatttatttatatatgtgtgtgtatatgtgtatatatatatgtgtgtatatatatatatatgtatatgtgtgtgtgtgtgtgtgtgtatatatatatatatatatatatatatatatatatatatatatatatatatatatacatatatatacatacactacatatatatatatatatatatatatatatatatatatatatatattagggctgtcaaacgattacattttcttaatcgcgattaatcgttaaatttctatagttaatcgcgattaatcacatgttttatcacatgattaaaattctattattttgaatttcagaactgtttttaagtacatattaacaatggaaagccattcttgaaatacagacaaactttacaccgtttaccgttagctgtcagcattgtaaccgtgtttaatccagctactagctagcggtaggctaacgttagctgctgtcgagtgtagtattaactagcgtcatgtgcagcaatgtttctgttgcctgtaacgtctgtttcagagcatcagagagaagtgcagacatatcagtggcaccagaatgaggcaccagaatgaggcaccgaaatcagcgttgctattcctgcagcagcaggatgtgttacgaggaagtacggcaaaatagtaggctgttaggcacgacgcaaagccgagtgaagtgaaaataaattaataaatggcggcatgcgattaatacgattaaaaataattaacgcattaatgctgacagcccatatatatatatatatatatatatatatatatatatatatatatatatatatatatatatatatatatatatatatatatatatatatatttatttatatatatatatatatatttatatatatatttatttatatatatatttatttatatatatttatatatatatttatttatatttatttatatatatttatatatatatatatttatatatatatttatttatatatatatatatatatatatatatatatatatatatatatatatatatatatatatatatatatatattggggctgtcaattgattaaaaaatttaatctaattaattacatactctgtgattaattaatcgaaattaatcgcatacataacggtgcctgaaccgatactttttaagaaagtaaaaaaaagaaaagaaaaaaaaagggtactaaacaactgTTGGTGACAGTTGGTTATTTTTtatcagattaattaatctgataacaaataacgcgttaaaaaaaaaataacgcaattttaattaatccattccatattgacgtttgacccggagccgttctagccaccattcgactgtaaaatggagggagacgagaatgttctgcctggattattaattggaacatttacttgtaaaaatcttcttcctgccgaccctggctaccgaaatctggtgccactgatatgtctgcgcttctctctgatgctctgaaacacaaacaccgctgcacatgacgctagttaacactatactcgacagcagctaacgttagcctaccgctagctagtagctggattaaacacagttaaaatgctgacagctaacgctaaacggtgtaaagtgtgactgtgttttactgtagaggattcaacaccgggatgtaacaatctgcagctgccgtcagaaaaacaacacagacggtgcgttcaagaaactggtaaactacagcctcgtgcatttgaagttattgtaaatgtccttttcccatctgatggttcaacagcaatttactactgaaattagttattgttatacattattattaaatcatttcattttgaccatatggccttagcaataaacaagccgttctttaatgccacaaCTCGTCTCCCtccattttacagtcgaatggtggctagaacggctccgggtcaaacgtcaatatggaatggattaatctgcgttatttttttaacgcgttatttgttatcagattaattaatctgataaaaaaataaccaactgtcaccaactgttgtttagtaccctttttttttcttttctttttttactttcttaaaaagtatcggttcaggcaccgttaattatgtatgcgattcattttgattaattaatcagagtatgtaattaattagattacattttttaatcgattgacagccctaatatatatgtgtgtgtgtgtgtgtgtgtgtgtgtgtgtgtgtgtgtgtaacacaaCAAGGTGTTTACAAGGAGAACTAATGTATCTTTAGTTAACAGCATAAAGGTGGCACAGAATTTTAGCCCCCTTTACATCTTAtgcaagaaaaataaatgtaacagaTATGCATTACCCAAAGTAAAAAATGTACTGATacaaacaatgttttcatttttttattttaggagGAGGCAAGGAGAGTGGCATTGAAGCAAAGGGCAGAacagactacacacacagagaccctgggctgggaggaggaggaggagggtatgctattttcagttttactttCCAAATACACAGATTCCCCCGTAAAACCTGTTACTTACACTGCCTCAATATGCTGTTACTGCCAGATGACTTCCTCGGCGCCACGTCATCATCTCAACTCAACTTCACACCCCCGTTAGACAACAGCTCAACCCAGCTGCCCACAACCTCTACCGCTCCCACAGGAACGCCTCTGCTGAGCCCCGTCCTGTCTCCCGGCGAGGAGCGTGAAGCTACCCTCTCAGTCAGCAGCGACAGCGTCAGCCTGCCAACGCAGGTGGAAGTGCGCCCCGAGCCCGTTGTCACAGAGCTAGCCAAGAAACTGACCGAAGCTAGCTTGGAAGATATTGCGGACAAGACACAAGAAGAGCAGAGGCCTGGGAAGGGTAACTACAATCTAGCATCTGCCCCTGGAAAGAGTGACTTACCTCTTGAGGCTCAAGTGGAAGTTGTAACCCAGCCAGAGTTCACTGTTGATGGGGCATCAGTGCGGGCTTCTGCCCCCACCTCTAAACCAGAAGCAGCAAAGGAGGAGGGTCCGCAGGACCTGAGAGTGTTCGAGCTTAACTCCGACAGCGGGAAATCTACGCCCTCTAACAATGGCAAGAAAGGTAACGATGACTTGAGGAGGTTTTTCAGTTGACAGTGAGATTCTTACTGTTCCAGTTTGTGAGTATAAATCCTAACAGGATTAGGTTCAGTGATGTGGTTATGAGTTTTCCACTAAATAGGCTTAGAAGAAGCAGCAGACTTGAGGTCACAGAAAGTTCGAAATTTGTCTTTCCGTCTCCAGGGTCCAGCACCGATGTGAGTGAGGACTGGGAGAAAGACTTTGACCTGGACATGACGGAAGAAGAAGTCCAAATGGCTCTCTCGAAAATAGAAGCTTCTGGAGAGGTTAGTGTTGTGACATTTACCAGaatgttaaattaaaatgtaaaacagttAGAATGTTTTATGAACcccctttttcctttctttttttgtttgtttaccagATGGACGAAGACTGGGAGAACTGGGACTGAGAGCCACTGCAACACGAACTCTGTCCCACCATTAAAGCTAGTTCTCGGCAGACGAACCATGCTTAACGTGTTTTAACTCTTTGTCCACACTGTCACCATGTCATGAATGTCAGTAGGGGATTTTCCAGCGGGTTTGGACCATATTGGTAAACCTGTGGAAAAGAGCAACAGGACAGCCAAGGCAATAAGAATTACGCTGCTCCATCAGTTTATTGCAGATAGGCCGCTAGCGAGGGTAGTTACTCAGGTCTTGGCTATTTCTTGGAATAACTTCTGGCTTTAGAGAGCACATGACACTAGTCACTACCTTTTTCTTAAAGCTTAAGGACACACAGTGACAAGTCAGAATGTGAAAGGTATCACCGCAGTAGGGGAGGGGCTGTTTCCCCTTTTTCTTTATGCCATTAAATACATCACGTATGTTGCGAGTGCATTGCAAGTTGGGCAATGGCTCAACTGCAGGCTGCAAAATGGCCATAATGCTGCTTGTCACCTTTCTAAATTCACACGTTGAATGACGATTGATTGATTTAATTCTACCTGTGCcccgttctttctttcttatcttTATTATGCAAGTGAATTTttcaaaatgaagaaaaaaattggCCTTCATTCATAGTGCACTTTTCATTTTGGATTCACTCCCAACTCTATAGACGATATATGGCCTTGTAAAACACACAGTAGTGTGATAATGTTatccaaatgtttttgttataaGTCAGTCACCTGAAACGCAACCAGCTAATGTGTCATTAATTCTTTACCCTCTCTTCGTCATATGTTATTCATTTATATGAGCTTGTTGCAGGCTGTAAAGGTCGTTTCTATGAGTTTGTCTTATTTGGGTAGAGGATCATATTTAGATCATATTTGACTTAACAAAGAGAATTCAAACTGGTCCCGGTGTCAGGATGTTGGATTCTTTGGCTTGGAATTGAGGGTAGCATCTTTTGTTATGTATTTGTAtaggaaaatattttaaattggtGAAGTTTAAAGTTTCTCTGCCGGCCCATGTTTGGAACAAAATGGCTCAGCAGGCAGTGTGCCAAGTAGACCAAGGAGCAACGTGAACACGCTCCATGCTTTTCTGATTTCCTTTTCCATTATCTGTAATGTAACTGAGAAAAATAATCCTAGAGATTAATATTTATACTAAAATAAATGCTTAATTATTGTATGTGCTTTGGATTGCATGTCTGTTCAATAACATGCAAAACATTGTGCAGATAGTTAACTGTTcagttgtatgttgttgtttcttttggtTTAAGACATTGGCTGTTCTTCAGGTTTTTGTGTTCTGACAATGTTTTGCATGTCTCCAATTCTCGGCTGTGTATCCTCTTCAGATTCACACTTTGAACTAATCAAAGCTGTTCTCCACACAACTGTTTTCAAATCTGTcaagttctttctttttttaagtcaagTATTTCACTATATTTTTCAAATGATCATTGTCATTAAAGGATTCATGGCTAATGGGCTTAGTGTTGTGCATTACGATATAATCGAGGAAGGCTATTTTGCTATTTGCTACTAAAGAAGAAAAGGTAGACAGGTCTGTTTAAACCAGATAGGCTATAAAAGCATTATCGGTGGAGTGTTAAGGATCTTCAATAATCGCTTGGTCCACATcgtatctcatttgtttaatccacTTAAGTCTTGTGGAAGTGACTTGACTATGCAGGAAATGCAAAGGACATCGCCACTCATACCAGAACTATTTACTCTTAACACCAATGGTTACTCATTAACCAAGTTGTTCATCTACTGTCTAGAAATAACAGctatattaaacaaaaaaagtggaatttcacaataaaaaaacactccaacaacaaaaaaattccTCAAAGCTAGGTTTGGTCAAAACTTTAAAGTACCATTGAAACTACATCTTAAAGTATTTTCTCCTGGGAGATGTCTCTGCAGAGGAGTTGTATTGCTACCTGTACCCCCATACAGAATCCTATAGCTGTTTGTGGGTGGGGACGTTGCAGAGGAACAGTCAGTtcgatgaaaaagaaaaatcactaATACAAAGAATTTAATGTGAATGAACCCACAGTCTGACTCTTTGTCATTgtgtatatacattatatagcATATTCAGCTATATAGTCTACTGAATATCATTTTTAAATTCAGGTCATTCAAGTTTTGTGTCCAATCCAGGGAATATCAATCACATTAGTGTTGGGTTGTTTATGTTATTTTCCtaaatcatgttttttattgtgcacTCATGGCAATATCAATTTCAATCAAACTACTGTTCGtttattcctttttaaattggcttttttatctgtttttacaaATGAGCTCTATGTATTTGGTATATTTGGTAAGCTTTTCCAGTTTTTTATTAAAGGATAGTTTACACTGAATGAGACATTCAAACCCAAGATCATACCATTAAATGGAAATAGTCTAAATTATTAGTTTATTTATCGAAGCAGTGTCTGTCCATGTTACAATATGTAAAAATGCCTGCAGTATAGAAATTGAGTCACCTGATGGCACTGTTGCTTAATTTTGGCCACCCCAGTCACAACCTGCCACTCCTTTTCTTTCAGCTGCAGCATCCATCTCACAGACATGGATTAGCCACGTTCTGACATACCGTTGTTCATCACCAGtcgcattattaatatcattttaGCAATTGTCTTTTAATTTCGCACAGAATCTCTCTTAACCTGCCTTCGCCAGATGTCTCAGGAGAAGCAGTCGGTGAAATGTTTGTATGGTCTTTGTGGTGGCATCAGCTGGGCTAACGTAGGTCACTGTGGAGGGACACCTGTGCAGCGTGCTGGCACTGTAACATGGATGCTGCCTGAAAAGATGGCTACTGTCTAGTGTCTGTTTGGCTTTCTCTCTCTTACTAGCCACACACAATACCGAGTGTGTATGGTGGGTGTGGTCGTAGGGGGGCTTGATGAGTGACTGGAT
This region of Sander vitreus isolate 19-12246 chromosome 20, sanVit1, whole genome shotgun sequence genomic DNA includes:
- the bsdc1 gene encoding BSD domain-containing protein 1 translates to MAEGEGWWGGWLQQSFQAVKDKSSEALEFIKRDLTEFSTVVQHDTTCSLVATATAVRNKLAVEGSSETSEKVKKSLSSFLGVITDTFAPPPDKTIDCDVITLVATPTGTTEIYDSSKARLYSLQADPATYCNEPDGPPEQFDNWLSSFSLEDKKGEISELLVNSPSIRALYTKMVPVAVAHSEFWQRYFYRVFQLDQEEARRVALKQRAEQTTHTETLGWEEEEEDDFLGATSSSQLNFTPPLDNSSTQLPTTSTAPTGTPLLSPVLSPGEEREATLSVSSDSVSLPTQVEVRPEPVVTELAKKLTEASLEDIADKTQEEQRPGKGNYNLASAPGKSDLPLEAQVEVVTQPEFTVDGASVRASAPTSKPEAAKEEGPQDLRVFELNSDSGKSTPSNNGKKGSSTDVSEDWEKDFDLDMTEEEVQMALSKIEASGEMDEDWENWD